The following proteins are co-located in the Silene latifolia isolate original U9 population chromosome 1, ASM4854445v1, whole genome shotgun sequence genome:
- the LOC141587405 gene encoding uncharacterized protein LOC141587405: MAGGGNDRHVRARKGLQFESEVGDGSTDSWTDERVEEELVRSGDLIGEEEAGIERVRRVPHRRNEEGRFQRRSDGSSSSVVAPKKKSGKDVSWLIDHRVPGGPMFPHVIPSFGGHIANTLWPTPNEILGVRVDGNCCKVESNDGTLANPLMYVCGFFGISSDQLRLPLNSTKKVPIYKSEGILVDAVCETARANCDVVFAQGFLAAVLGSTLFVDKSGDRLRPQLFPLVYDADEVHHYAWGAGVLAFMYRQLGVASRAGVKTIGGCLTLLQSWIYEYFPMFRPGPPSAIDPTQPRSCSWRSVGPFAQNVEKLLEYRRLLDGLTCASIRWDPYGPRQEEYHPRTLYAGCVRFMDIAEPYQPDRCLRQFGYVQIIPNPIMRLVAHRPASGIGYEVRVGVAETDHLWDCWQDHVVQISRRSRLVSFPGETAPDYEAWYNGNSHPLIIDPDHHDAPAPQDDFDIPAETARAVMFQLAEAGKIGDDKKQLAYFRNMIKNFDPFVQRAREIIRNRGPRQTPGDRVQRRSDGVYTDSEEEDDQ; encoded by the exons ATGGCCGGTGGTGGAAATGACCGTCACGTTCGAGCTCGAAAGGGGCTCCAGTTTGAGTCTGAGGTTGGAGATGGTAGTACCGATTCGTGGACTGATGAGCGGGTGGAGGAGGAGCTGGTTCGGTCTGGTGATTTGATAGGTGAGGAGGAGGCGGGTATTGAGCGAGTGCGTAGGGTGCCACATAGACGGAATGAGGAGGGGCGTTTCCAGCGGAGGTCGGATGGTAGTTCTAGTAGTGTGGTGGCtccgaagaagaagtcgggtaagGATGTCTCTTGGTTGATCGATCATCGTGTTCCTGGCGGTCCGATGTTTCCCCACGTGATTCCTAGCTTTGGGGGCCACATTGCCAACACCTTATGGCCGACTCCTAATGAG ATCTTAGGTGTTCGGGTTGATGGTAACTGTTGTAAGGTGGAGAGTAATGACGGGACGTTGGCGAATCCCCTTATGTATGTTTGTGGCTTCTTTGGGATTTCATCAGACCAGTTGAGGTTGCCGTTAAACTCTACTAAGAAGGTCCCTATTTACAAGAGTGAGGGTATATTGGTAGATGCAGTTTGTGAAACGGCGAGAGCTAATTGCGATGTTGTTTTTGCTCAGGGGTTTTTGGCTGCGGTGTTGGGGTCGACACTTTTTGTCGACAAATCAGGTGATAGGTTACGTCCTCAGTTGTTTCCTTTAGTGTATGATGCTGATGAAGTACACCATTACGCTTGGGGAGCCGGTGTACTAGCCTTCATGTACCGACAGTTGGGGGTGGCTTCACGTGCTGGTGTGAAGACTATTGGTGGTTGCTTGACTTTGTTGCAATCGTGGATCTATGAGTATTTTCCTATGTTCAGACCCGGTCCACCTTCGGCAATTGACCCTACTCAGCCTCGGTCGTGTTCTTGGAGATCCGTTGGTCCCTTCGCTCAAAATGTggagaaattgttggagtatcgGAGGTTGTTAGATGGGCTTACTTGTGCTTCCATTAGGTGGGATCCGTACGGGCCGCGTCAGGAGGAGTATCATCCTCGTACTCTGTATGCCGGTTGTGTTCGTTTCATGGACATAGCCGAGCCGTACCAGCCTGATCGGTGTTTACGACAGTTTGGGTATGTGCAGATCATACCCAATCCCATTATGAGATTGGTAGCGCATCGTCCTGCTTCGGGGATAGGGTACGAGGTTAGGGTTGGGGTTGCGGAGACTGATCATCTTTGGGATTGCTGGCAGGATCATGTGGTTCAGATTTCTCGTAGATCGAGACTAGTTAGTTTCCCGGGTGAGACGGCGCCAGATTATGAGGCTTGGTATAATGGGAATTCTCACCCGTTGATCATTGATCCCGACCACCATGATGCCCCCGCGCCACAGGATGATTTTGATATTCCTGCTGAG ACTGCACGTGCTGTAATGTTTCAGTTGGCCGAAGCCGGAAAGATTGGCGATGATAAGAAACAACTTGCCTATTTCCGCAATATGATAAAGAACTTCGATCCATTTGTTCAGAGGGCTAGGGAGATTATACGTAATAGAGGACCTCGTCAAACACCCGGTGATCGTGTTCAGCGTAGATCAGATGGTGTGTACACTGATAGCGAGGAAGAGGATGATCAGTAG